The genomic interval CCACTAATATCAGTGACTACTTTGACGCAATTGGGATCCATCAGTTGGCTTTGATCAGTAATCCTGGTCATTAGGGATGCGATGCGAACGCTTTCGTCTTTGAAGACATTTAGTAGGCTGGAAAGACAATCCCTGTCGATGAACGGTTCGTCGCCCTGCACGTTGACGATGATCTCCGCGTCCAAATCTTTTGCTGTTTCGGCGATGCGGTCGCTGCCGCTCAGATGGTGTTCAGAGGTCATCAACGCCTTGCCACCGAAGGATTTGACGCAGTTCAGTATCTCGGTGCTGTCCGTGGCGACGATCACCTCAGAGAATATTTCACAGCTCAAAACAGCTTCATAAACCAACCTGATCATCGGTTTTCCGCCGATCAAAGCCAAAGCCTTGGCGGGAAAGCGGGTGGAGGCATAGCGGGCGGGGATGATGGCGATCGCTTTCATGCTTATTTTACACTCTTGAGTTGGA from Candidatus Cloacimonadaceae bacterium carries:
- the kdsB gene encoding 3-deoxy-manno-octulosonate cytidylyltransferase: MKAIAIIPARYASTRFPAKALALIGGKPMIRLVYEAVLSCEIFSEVIVATDSTEILNCVKSFGGKALMTSEHHLSGSDRIAETAKDLDAEIIVNVQGDEPFIDRDCLSSLLNVFKDESVRIASLMTRITDQSQLMDPNCVKVVTDISGNAIYFSRSPIPFNRDKADVIGYFRHIGVYAYRPEALFLFVSLPLGKLEQIEKLEQLRALENGIPIRMVETAYQGVGIDTPEDLVSAEQLLISQRAKS